A part of Podarcis raffonei isolate rPodRaf1 chromosome 12, rPodRaf1.pri, whole genome shotgun sequence genomic DNA contains:
- the GALNT4 gene encoding polypeptide N-acetylgalactosaminyltransferase 4 — MSVPQTNGDERPLNSQGHQDSVQTAQDHRKFMKIPAKGRAEKSPPHSLQAAASQGQPRRGAFPSRSAGPVVLLSEPGLPPLSPSRPTTAALPSLKLPFVPSRSPTAARVPPTGARGGRLSRAEVAGCPEVGRPKRRARRGRKLLARSPPPLPQAALLPQPEPDGCPRSGRAEWRLRRAEVAGCPEDNFASEPLGALVPGRREEPRRRRRNRRPGVGRFLRLLLLGVWCSVSGKERARNWESLRSPQPPPPSKFAFPSGGAMRRLRLARRGWCPGRGCAVALALLAAVAFFAVALSLASLQAPPAGERRSPGGQRRFSDGAERPQDLARPVYEKAPPEPSAPGEWGKPAHLQLSPEEKKEEEALVEQYAINVYLSQKISLHRHIQDGRMAECKAKAYRYRQLPTTSVVIAFYNEAWSTLLRTVHSVLETSPAVLLKEVILVDDLSDKAYLKGQLEKYVSGLERVRLIRTNKREGLVRARLIGATFATGDVLTFLDCHCECVPGWLEPLLERIAENMSTVVCPVIDTIDWNTFEFYMQSAEPMIGGFDWRLTFQWHSVPDYERQRRKSKIDPIRSPTMAGGLFAVSKKYFEYLGTYDMGMDVWGGENLELSFRVWQCGGILEIHPCSHVGHVFPKRAPYARPNFLQNTARAAEVWMDGYKEHFYNRNPPARKENYGDISERKLLRQRLKCQNFDWYLKNIFPNLHVPEDRPGWHGAIRSVGISSECLDYNSPEHNPTGAHINLFGCHGQGGNQFFEYTSNKEIRFNSVTELCAEVPDQKDFVGMRNCPKDGSAIPENIVWHFREDGTIYHPHSAKCLSAYRTAEGRADVQMRTCNAEDKNQLWKFEK, encoded by the exons ATGTCAGTCCCACAGACCAACGGAGATGAACGTCCACTAAACAGCCAAGGCCACCAAGACTCGGTGCAAACGGCCCAGGACcatc gtaagttcatgaagataccagcAAAGG GTAGGGCCGAGAAAAGCCCCCCTCACTCTCTCCAAGCGGCCGCCTCGCAAGGGCAGCCGCGACGGGGCGCGTTTCCCTCGCGCTCCGCCGGCCCCGTCGTCCTCCTGTCCGAACCGGGGCtccctcccctcagccccagccgcCCCACCACCGCCGCTCTCCCCTCCCTCAAGCTGCCCTTCGTCCCCAGCCGGAGCCCGACGGCTGCCCGCGTTCCTCCGACCGGGGCGCGCGGCGGGCGGCTGAGTCGAGCGGAGGTGGCCGGTTGCCCGGAGGTGGGGCGGCCGAAAAGGCGGGCGAGAAGGGGAAGGAAGCTCCTTGCTCGCTCGCCGCCTCCTCTACCTCAAGCTGcccttcttccccagccggagcccGACGGCTGCCCGCGTTCGGGGCGCGCGGAGTGGCGGCTGAGGCGAGCGGAGGTGGCCGGTTGCCCGGAG GACAACTTTGCGAGCGAACCGCTGGGCGCCCTGGTCCCGGGGAGGCGCGAGgagccgcggcgaaggcggaggaACAGGCGGCCGGGGGTGGGTCgcttcctccgcctcctcctcctcggagtTTGGTGCTCCGTATCCGGGAAGGAGCGAGCCCGGAACTGGGAGTCCCTGAGGAGCCcacagccgccgccgccttcgAAGTTCGCCTTTCCCTCCGGCGGCGCCATGCGGCGGCTCCGGCTGGCCCGGAGGGGCTGGTGCCCGGGCAGGGGCTGCGCGGTGGCGCTGGCGCTGCTGGCCGCCGTGGCCTTCTTCGCCGTGGCGCTGTCGCTGGCCAGCCTGCAGGCGCCCCCGGCCGGCGAGAGGCGCTCTCCTGGCGGCCAGAGGCGCTTCTCCGACGGGGCGGAGCGGCCCCAAGACCTGGCCCGCCCCGTCTACGAGAAGGCGCCGCCGGAGCCTTCGGCCCCCGGGGAGTGGGGCAAGCCTGCCCACCTGCAGCTGAGCcctgaggagaagaaggaggaggaggcgctgGTGGAGCAATACGCCATCAACGTCTACCTCAGCCAGAAGATCTCGCTGCACCGCCACATCCAGGACGGGCGCATGGCCGAGTGCAAGGCCAAGGCCTACCGCTACCGCCAGCTGCCCACCACCTCGGTGGTCATCGCCTTCTACAACGAGGCCTGGTCCACGCTGCTGCGCACCGTCCACAGCGTGCTGGAGACCTCTCCGGCCGTCCTGCTGAAGGAGGTCATCTTGGTGGACGACCTGAGCGACAAGGCCTACCTGAAGGGCCAGCTGGAGAAGTACGTCAGCGGCCTGGAGAGGGTGCGCCTGATCCGCACCAACAAGCGCGAAGGGCTGGTCCGGGCGCGCCTGATCGGGGCCACCTTCGCCACCGGCGACGTCCTGACCTTCCTCGACTGCCACTGCGAGTGCGTCCCCGGCTGGCTGGAGCCGCTGCTGGAGAGGATCGCCGAAAACATGAGCACCGTTGTTTGCCCCGTCATCGACACCATCGACTGGAACACCTTTGAGTTCTACATGCAGTCGGCCGAGCCCATGATCGGGGGCTTCGACTGGCGCCTGACCTTCCAGTGGCACTCGGTCCCCGACTACGAGCGCCAGAGGCGCAAGTCCAAAATCGACCCCATCAGGTCGCCCACCATGGCAGGGGGACTCTTTGCCGTCAGCAAAAAGTACTTCGAATACCTGGGCACCTACGACATGGGGATGGACGTCTGGGGAGGAGAGAACCTGGAGCTCTCCTTTCGGGTGTGGCAATGCGGGGGCATCTTGGAGATCCACCCCTGTTCGCACGTGGGGCATGTGTTTCCAAAGCGCGCTCCGTACGCCAGGCCCAACTTCCTCCAGAACACGGCGCGGGCGGCGGAAGTGTGGATGGATGGGTATAAAGAGCACTTCTACAACAGGAATCCCCCGGCACGGAAGGAGAACTACGGAGACATCTCAGAAAGGAAACTCTTGAGGCAGCGTCTGAAGTGCCAGAACTTCGACTGGTACCTGAAGAACATATTTCCGAACTTGCACGTGCCGGAGGACCGTCCCGGTTGGCACGGAGCCATCCGCAGCGTGGGCATCTCTTCCGAGTGCCTAGACTACAATTCTCCCGAGCACAACCCGACTGGCGCCCACATCAACCTCTTCGGCTGCCACGGGCAAGGAGGGAACCAGTTCTTTGAGTACACGTCGAATAAGGAAATCCGGTTCAACTCCGTGACGGAGCTCTGCGCCGAAGTTCCCGACCAGAAGGATTTTGTAGGCATGAGGAACTGCCCGAAAGATggctccgctatcccagaaaacATCGTGTGGCATTTTAGAGAAGACGGGACCATTTATCACCCTCATTCGGCAAAATGCCTTAGCGCTTACCGCACTGCCGAGGGCCGGGCTGATGTGCAGATGAGGACATGCAATGCAGAAGATAAAAACCAGTTGTGGAAATTCGAAAAATAG